One segment of Dolichospermum sp. DET69 DNA contains the following:
- a CDS encoding chorismate lyase — MTTTFNLTSDLILPSTWHCLTPIWQGGEEAIKRGLPHTQLAPTWQLLLLGDGSPTRHVQLLTGEPTEVDVIDMSAIGMNTDNAPTMMQMLPGPRVRRQVWVRTASGQRLYYAASWWEASHVDEYLQNKSLPIWASLARLRTELYRDVQGIYYGHSEALESGFQEKGPFWGRHYLFWHHGQPLTLIYEVFSPFLSKYLGAMNYEG, encoded by the coding sequence TTGACTACTACTTTTAATCTCACAAGTGACTTAATCCTACCCAGCACTTGGCATTGTCTAACTCCCATTTGGCAAGGTGGGGAGGAAGCTATTAAACGCGGTTTACCTCACACTCAGTTAGCACCAACTTGGCAATTATTGCTTTTGGGTGATGGTTCTCCGACTCGACACGTCCAACTATTGACGGGTGAACCAACGGAGGTGGATGTAATTGATATGTCAGCAATTGGCATGAATACCGATAATGCACCAACTATGATGCAGATGCTACCAGGTCCAAGAGTGCGCCGACAGGTGTGGGTGCGAACTGCTTCTGGTCAGCGGTTATATTATGCTGCTTCTTGGTGGGAAGCAAGTCATGTAGATGAATATTTACAAAACAAGTCTTTACCAATTTGGGCAAGTTTAGCACGGTTACGGACTGAGTTGTATAGAGATGTCCAAGGTATTTATTATGGTCACTCAGAGGCGTTAGAGTCGGGTTTTCAAGAAAAAGGACCTTTTTGGGGTCGCCATTATTTGTTTTGGCATCATGGACAACCGCTAACTTTGATTTATGAGGTTTTTTCGCCTTTTTTATCTAAATATTTGGGTGCGATGAATTATGAAGGTTAA
- the accC gene encoding acetyl-CoA carboxylase biotin carboxylase subunit gives MKFDKILIANRGEIALRILRACEEMGIATVAVHSTVDRNALHVQLADEAVCIGEPASSKSYLNIPNIIAAALTTHTSAIHPGYGFLSENARFAEICADHHIAFIGPSPESIRLMGDKSTAKETMQKAGVPTVPGSEGLVESPEEGLVVAQKIGYPVMIKATAGGGGRGMRLVRSADEFIRLFLAAQGEAGAAFGNAGVYIEKFIERPRHIEFQILADNYGNVIHLGERDCSIQRRNQKLLEEAPSPALDPDLRQKMGKAAVKAAQFINYTGAGTIEFLLDKFGKFYFMEMNTRIQVEHPVTEMITGIDLVVEQIRIAQGERLKLTQKEVVLRGHSIECRINAEDPDHDFRPAPGRISGYLPPGGPGVRIDSHVYTDYQIPPYYDSLIGKLIVWGPDRATAITRMKRALRECAITGVPTTIPFHQKIMENSQFLAGNIYTSFVQDMKTQ, from the coding sequence ATGAAATTTGACAAAATATTAATTGCCAATCGAGGAGAAATAGCCCTTCGCATTCTCCGAGCCTGTGAAGAAATGGGAATTGCTACAGTAGCCGTTCACTCCACTGTTGACAGAAACGCTCTCCACGTCCAACTTGCCGATGAAGCCGTTTGCATTGGTGAACCTGCCAGCAGTAAAAGTTATTTGAATATTCCCAATATTATTGCTGCTGCATTGACGACTCATACCAGTGCCATCCATCCTGGGTATGGTTTTTTATCAGAAAATGCCAGATTTGCAGAAATTTGTGCAGATCATCACATTGCTTTTATTGGTCCTAGTCCCGAATCTATCAGACTGATGGGGGATAAGTCCACCGCTAAAGAAACAATGCAAAAGGCTGGTGTACCCACAGTTCCCGGTAGTGAAGGGTTAGTAGAATCACCAGAAGAAGGATTAGTCGTCGCTCAAAAAATTGGTTATCCTGTAATGATTAAAGCTACCGCCGGTGGTGGTGGTAGAGGAATGCGGCTTGTGCGCTCGGCAGACGAATTTATTAGATTATTCCTTGCTGCCCAAGGGGAAGCAGGAGCAGCTTTTGGCAACGCAGGCGTTTATATAGAAAAATTTATTGAACGTCCCCGTCACATTGAATTTCAGATTTTAGCGGATAACTACGGTAACGTTATCCATTTAGGGGAAAGAGATTGTTCAATTCAGCGTCGTAACCAAAAACTCCTAGAAGAAGCTCCTAGTCCTGCTCTTGATCCAGACTTACGGCAAAAAATGGGGAAAGCTGCTGTCAAAGCCGCCCAGTTTATCAACTACACCGGTGCAGGAACTATTGAGTTTCTTCTGGATAAATTCGGTAAATTCTATTTCATGGAAATGAACACCCGGATACAAGTTGAACATCCAGTTACAGAGATGATTACTGGTATAGACTTAGTAGTTGAACAAATTCGCATTGCTCAAGGTGAAAGACTAAAACTGACACAAAAGGAAGTGGTTCTCAGAGGACATTCCATTGAATGTCGGATTAACGCCGAAGATCCAGATCATGATTTTCGCCCAGCCCCTGGCAGAATTAGCGGTTATCTTCCACCAGGAGGACCAGGCGTGCGGATTGATTCCCACGTATACACAGATTACCAAATCCCCCCTTATTACGACTCCCTCATTGGTAAATTAATTGTTTGGGGTCCAGACAGAGCTACCGCTATTACCCGGATGAAACGGGCATTGCGAGAATGTGCCATTACTGGAGTTCCTACAACCATTCCCTTTCATCAAAAAATTATGGAAAACTCACAATTTTTAGCGGGTAATATTTACACCAGCTTTGTCCAGGACATGAAGACGCAGTAA
- a CDS encoding YggT family protein has protein sequence MTGVNLTAWILGPVLGVMTFLFIFRIILTWYPQINLNRLPFSLIAWPTEPFLIPLRKLVQPIGGVDITPIILVAIFSFIREILLGQQGLLTMLSRTN, from the coding sequence ATGACTGGTGTTAACTTGACGGCTTGGATTCTTGGTCCGGTTTTAGGAGTGATGACATTTTTATTTATTTTCCGCATCATTCTGACGTGGTATCCCCAAATCAATCTTAATCGTCTGCCTTTTAGTCTAATAGCCTGGCCGACAGAACCATTTTTAATCCCGTTGCGGAAGTTAGTCCAACCTATTGGTGGTGTAGATATCACTCCAATTATTTTGGTAGCGATTTTCAGTTTTATCCGAGAAATTTTACTAGGTCAGCAAGGGTTATTAACCATGTTATCTCGGACTAATTAA
- a CDS encoding photosystem II reaction center X protein, with translation MTPSLANFLWSLVWGTAIVVIPATIGLIFISQKDKIQRF, from the coding sequence ATGACACCCTCTTTAGCAAATTTTCTTTGGAGTCTGGTTTGGGGAACTGCGATTGTCGTTATCCCTGCTACTATTGGTCTAATTTTCATTAGCCAAAAAGATAAAATCCAACGGTTTTAA
- a CDS encoding Ycf66 family protein, with translation MVNFGLNSASVLAQVNFGANSASILGIFLAVAGAALYFLRSVRPELSRDQDIFFAAVGLLCGFILVFQGWRLDPILQFGQLLLVGSTVFFAVESIRLRSIATQQAKRNTPIVDDEREVSRKYSYSERRNYQAEMDADLEPLPYEEEEEAPPRARIRGSRDERSPRDDYYGAQRGEDIEQPPRSSPNARTREKPDSGERKRRSNSGRSVNPPSGSYEDENWGSAPRQVDDWESSNSQNELRKPPRRNNSSNSGNNRPQRPESREDDVAPTPRPRKRRPPRDSVPPRRQDDDEAIPTDYVPYNPINKPNNEPDNADFDEDI, from the coding sequence ATGGTTAATTTTGGGCTGAACTCAGCCAGTGTTCTGGCTCAGGTCAATTTTGGAGCGAACTCAGCCAGTATTCTGGGAATTTTTCTGGCTGTAGCTGGAGCAGCATTATATTTTCTGCGTTCTGTCCGTCCAGAACTGTCAAGAGATCAAGACATCTTTTTTGCAGCGGTTGGTTTATTGTGCGGCTTTATTCTTGTCTTCCAAGGGTGGCGACTTGATCCAATTTTGCAATTTGGTCAATTGTTATTGGTAGGTTCTACGGTATTTTTTGCGGTTGAAAGTATTCGTCTGCGGAGTATTGCTACTCAACAAGCAAAACGGAATACTCCCATTGTGGACGATGAGCGAGAAGTTAGCAGAAAATATTCCTATTCTGAGCGACGAAATTATCAAGCGGAGATGGATGCGGATTTAGAACCGCTACCTTACGAAGAAGAAGAAGAAGCTCCTCCACGGGCCAGAATTCGCGGTAGTAGAGATGAACGTTCTCCCCGTGATGACTATTACGGAGCGCAGCGTGGCGAAGATATAGAGCAACCACCACGGAGTTCACCAAATGCACGTACCAGGGAAAAACCAGATTCAGGAGAAAGAAAGCGTCGTTCCAATTCTGGGCGTTCAGTCAATCCCCCCAGTGGGAGTTATGAAGATGAAAATTGGGGTTCTGCTCCCAGACAAGTTGATGATTGGGAAAGTTCAAATTCCCAAAATGAATTAAGAAAACCACCACGTCGTAATAATAGCAGCAATAGCGGCAATAATCGCCCTCAACGCCCAGAAAGCCGTGAGGATGATGTCGCTCCTACCCCTAGACCGAGAAAGCGTCGTCCACCTAGAGATTCAGTTCCTCCCAGAAGACAAGATGATGATGAGGCCATCCCAACTGACTATGTGCCATACAATCCCATTAACAAGCCAAATAACGAGCCAGATAATGCTGATTTTGATGAGGACATTTAA
- a CDS encoding TolB family protein — MKTLTPRFWLQKSIYWSLIFGLTSLLISCNADNIPMGVTSLNSRYTEEQPAISGNGRFLAFISNRSRYQQLLIYDLENQTFIPTPGLNRQSVVAESPSLSYTGRYICYITSDQGRPVVALYDRASQQSQILTPTYRGWVRNPSISPDGRYVAFESSSRGQWDIEVLDRGPTVELDIPNGARVNTN, encoded by the coding sequence GTGAAAACACTTACACCTAGATTCTGGCTCCAAAAGTCAATTTATTGGAGCCTAATTTTTGGACTGACAAGTTTACTGATATCTTGTAATGCTGATAATATCCCTATGGGAGTGACTTCTCTTAATAGCCGATATACTGAAGAACAACCTGCAATCAGTGGAAATGGCCGTTTTTTGGCTTTTATATCCAATCGTTCTCGTTATCAGCAGTTATTAATATACGATTTAGAAAATCAAACTTTTATTCCTACACCGGGATTAAATCGGCAATCAGTAGTTGCAGAAAGTCCTAGTCTAAGTTATACTGGACGCTATATTTGTTATATTACCAGTGATCAGGGTAGACCTGTAGTTGCACTTTATGATCGTGCTTCCCAACAGTCACAAATTCTTACCCCCACCTATCGTGGCTGGGTGAGAAATCCTAGTATCAGTCCTGACGGGCGTTATGTAGCGTTTGAATCCTCTAGTCGTGGACAATGGGATATTGAAGTTCTAGACAGGGGTCCAACTGTTGAGTTAGATATTCCTAATGGTGCAAGGGTGAATACCAATTAA
- a CDS encoding sterol desaturase family protein has translation MLPSLRQFGISSLFMVLVLTTRYLLVSSLLYWLLWVRRPQSWEVRRLHDMNKRKSKIKSEIKWSLFSCLIFALPSAFMMEMISLGHTKVYLNFLDYGWLYLPLSLFIYLFLHDTYFYWTHRWLHIPSIYRRFHQVHHESINPTPWTSFSFDPVESVIQAIIIPLLVFIIPLHISMVGLLLTLMTIFGVVNHTGYEVYPHSWMRGFWSKNWITPTHHTLHHHKFNCNYGLYFRFWDKLMNTDVMVKTPFIIQENRNN, from the coding sequence ATGCTCCCTAGTCTGAGACAATTTGGTATCTCATCTTTGTTCATGGTTTTGGTGCTAACGACAAGATACCTTCTTGTATCTTCGCTTCTCTATTGGTTACTGTGGGTTCGTCGTCCCCAGTCTTGGGAGGTTCGTCGTCTTCATGATATGAACAAACGGAAAAGTAAAATTAAGAGCGAAATCAAATGGTCCTTGTTTTCCTGTTTGATTTTTGCATTACCAAGTGCTTTCATGATGGAAATGATTAGCTTGGGACATACTAAAGTTTATTTAAATTTTCTGGACTATGGCTGGCTGTATTTACCTTTAAGTCTATTTATATATTTGTTTCTACACGATACTTACTTTTATTGGACTCATCGCTGGTTGCACATTCCCAGTATATATCGCCGCTTTCATCAAGTGCATCACGAATCTATCAACCCTACACCCTGGACTTCTTTTTCTTTTGATCCAGTCGAGAGTGTGATTCAGGCAATTATTATTCCTCTTCTGGTTTTTATTATTCCTCTTCACATTAGCATGGTGGGTTTATTACTCACATTAATGACGATATTTGGCGTTGTCAATCACACAGGCTATGAAGTTTATCCACATTCATGGATGCGTGGTTTTTGGAGTAAAAATTGGATCACACCAACGCACCATACCCTTCATCATCACAAGTTTAATTGCAATTATGGTCTTTATTTTCGGTTTTGGGACAAATTGATGAATACAGATGTCATGGTAAAAACACCATTTATTATTCAGGAAAATAGAAATAACTAA
- the tsaB gene encoding tRNA (adenosine(37)-N6)-threonylcarbamoyltransferase complex dimerization subunit type 1 TsaB, producing the protein MTTIIKHLSPDKYALALHTTTPELGLAISNFTDYPQSQVWNLGRDLSSHIHQYLIELIKPRTWADLEFIAVAKGPGGFTGTRIGVVTARTLAQQLKIPAFTVSTLAAVAWQKHTAYNYSNTADQDKNTTPIIKNCQYPVIAVEMPAQRGQVFGAIYQPNADNSGITALLIDKVFTPTAWQETLANWHTSYQLISATSQLAATVNSILDLAYLDWQQGKNPHWSEALPYYGQHPIDI; encoded by the coding sequence TTGACAACCATAATTAAACATCTCTCACCGGATAAATACGCTTTAGCATTGCATACCACCACACCAGAACTCGGTTTAGCAATTAGCAACTTTACGGATTATCCCCAATCTCAAGTTTGGAACTTAGGGCGTGACTTATCCAGTCATATTCATCAATACTTAATTGAACTGATTAAACCACGAACCTGGGCAGACCTAGAATTTATTGCCGTTGCCAAAGGTCCTGGTGGTTTTACAGGAACTCGCATTGGTGTTGTCACCGCTCGGACACTAGCACAACAGCTAAAAATACCAGCATTTACCGTTTCTACTCTAGCGGCAGTAGCGTGGCAAAAGCATACCGCATATAACTATTCTAATACTGCTGACCAAGATAAAAATACCACTCCCATCATAAAGAATTGCCAATATCCAGTAATTGCAGTAGAAATGCCAGCCCAGCGGGGACAAGTATTTGGAGCTATTTATCAACCCAACGCTGATAATTCTGGCATCACCGCACTATTAATAGATAAAGTATTCACCCCAACTGCATGGCAAGAAACCCTAGCTAATTGGCATACCAGTTATCAATTAATTTCCGCTACATCTCAGTTAGCAGCCACTGTCAACAGTATTTTGGATTTAGCTTATTTAGATTGGCAGCAAGGTAAAAATCCTCATTGGTCAGAGGCTTTACCTTATTATGGGCAACATCCTATAGATATTTGA
- a CDS encoding Ycf34 family protein, translating into MCICVNCHYVDRCFTYNAVENQHQQPHLTETPDFDPNEPSINVNIRTQGEIIEMEWDVVGCLSFKQEIGKWSKLRPGELVPT; encoded by the coding sequence ATGTGTATTTGCGTGAATTGCCACTATGTAGACCGCTGCTTTACCTACAACGCGGTAGAAAACCAGCACCAACAACCTCACTTAACAGAAACACCAGATTTTGATCCGAACGAACCTTCCATCAACGTTAATATTCGCACACAAGGCGAAATCATTGAAATGGAATGGGATGTTGTTGGTTGTCTTAGCTTTAAACAAGAAATAGGTAAATGGTCGAAATTGCGTCCAGGTGAATTAGTCCCCACCTAA
- a CDS encoding CCA tRNA nucleotidyltransferase, whose amino-acid sequence MSELVASRLAAKNWPFSLEYLPQPVYMVGGAVRDAILGRVREYVDLDFIIPVDAVKVARKIAQRYQAGFVLLDAERQIARAVFPEATADFAQQEGESLITDLYRRDFTINAIAYNPHTQEIIDPLAGYKDIESGLLRMISPVNLQNDPLRLMRAYRQAAQLGFTIEPATQETIRSLAQDIRKVAAERVRVEVGYLLATSHGTFWLNTAWKDGVLTSLFKNATDESFIKLIAVDEAYAVIRQRWQELGEELTNYVRETVKTSWLSIAKLACLVDSKPEIAELELQELTYSRAEIRGVTTGLRLFAELKEVHKPLRKQYFLFREMGILFPAVLVLALANDIVAKGRFEESMLVTYGLLIKRYLDKNDVVAHPIPLLNGKDMMTALKIPASPLIGELLMEVGVAQAEGKISTVEAAIEFAANLVKT is encoded by the coding sequence ATGTCTGAATTAGTTGCTTCTCGGTTAGCGGCCAAAAATTGGCCTTTTAGTTTGGAATATTTGCCCCAACCTGTTTATATGGTTGGTGGTGCGGTGCGTGATGCGATTTTGGGTAGGGTGCGGGAATATGTGGATTTAGATTTTATTATCCCAGTGGATGCGGTGAAGGTAGCAAGAAAGATTGCTCAACGTTATCAAGCTGGTTTTGTGTTACTTGATGCCGAAAGACAAATTGCCCGTGCTGTGTTTCCTGAAGCTACGGCTGATTTTGCCCAACAGGAGGGAGAAAGTTTAATTACGGATTTGTATAGAAGGGATTTTACTATCAATGCGATCGCCTATAATCCCCATACTCAAGAAATTATTGATCCTCTCGCAGGCTATAAAGACATAGAATCTGGTCTATTACGGATGATATCACCTGTAAATCTGCAAAATGATCCTCTGCGCTTAATGCGGGCTTATCGTCAAGCTGCTCAACTGGGTTTTACTATTGAACCAGCTACTCAGGAGACAATTCGCAGTTTAGCACAAGATATCCGCAAGGTGGCAGCGGAAAGAGTTCGCGTAGAAGTTGGTTATTTGTTGGCAACTTCTCACGGAACATTTTGGCTAAATACTGCTTGGAAAGATGGTGTTTTAACTAGTTTATTCAAAAACGCTACTGATGAAAGCTTTATTAAGTTAATTGCTGTTGATGAAGCTTATGCTGTAATTAGGCAACGTTGGCAGGAATTAGGAGAAGAATTAACAAATTATGTGCGGGAGACTGTAAAAACATCCTGGTTGAGTATTGCTAAACTTGCTTGTCTGGTTGACTCCAAACCAGAAATTGCCGAACTTGAATTACAGGAACTTACCTATAGTCGCGCAGAAATTCGGGGTGTAACAACGGGATTAAGACTGTTTGCGGAACTAAAAGAGGTACATAAGCCTTTGCGAAAACAGTATTTTCTCTTTCGGGAAATGGGAATTTTATTTCCGGCTGTGTTGGTATTGGCTTTAGCAAATGATATTGTAGCTAAAGGAAGGTTTGAGGAAAGTATGTTAGTTACTTATGGACTTTTAATCAAGCGTTATCTTGACAAAAATGATGTGGTTGCACATCCTATTCCTTTACTCAATGGTAAAGATATGATGACAGCATTAAAAATTCCCGCTTCACCCCTAATAGGTGAATTATTAATGGAGGTTGGTGTTGCTCAAGCTGAGGGAAAAATTTCTACAGTAGAAGCAGCAATAGAATTTGCCGCGAATTTAGTCAAAACCTAA
- a CDS encoding Tab2/Atab2 family RNA-binding protein, producing MSLIWQADFYRSPLQNAQGQVLWELLICDAIRSFEFTASCPQSQANSTWVAQQLQLAGREKLPDLIQVFRPQSLSLITTAGNNLGIKVEATRRTLALKQWLEAKKYPVTVDKLPPVPLPENLWGEEWRFATMTSGDIVDEFRERPIPILQIPEFLQPINLGLASTVPIPGVVIYGGRQSMRLAQWLKESNPVSLNYMAGMPDGLVLEAGLVDRWVLATFEDKEVTAAGKLYQERKQLSRGLHFLLVQPDDSGMTYSGLWLLQNED from the coding sequence ATGAGTCTGATTTGGCAGGCTGATTTTTATCGTAGTCCGCTGCAAAATGCCCAGGGGCAGGTATTATGGGAATTATTAATTTGTGATGCAATTCGCAGTTTTGAGTTTACGGCAAGTTGTCCGCAATCACAGGCTAATTCTACTTGGGTTGCTCAACAATTACAATTAGCAGGTAGGGAAAAGTTACCAGATTTAATTCAAGTATTTCGTCCTCAGTCTTTAAGTTTAATTACAACTGCGGGAAATAATTTAGGTATAAAAGTTGAAGCTACTCGCAGAACTTTGGCGTTAAAACAGTGGTTAGAAGCGAAAAAATATCCTGTAACTGTGGATAAACTACCACCAGTACCATTACCGGAAAATCTTTGGGGAGAAGAATGGCGTTTTGCGACGATGACCTCTGGTGATATTGTGGATGAATTTAGAGAACGGCCAATTCCTATTTTACAGATACCAGAGTTTCTCCAGCCAATTAATCTAGGTTTAGCTTCAACAGTGCCTATACCTGGGGTAGTAATTTACGGTGGGCGACAATCTATGCGTTTAGCGCAGTGGTTAAAGGAAAGTAATCCTGTATCATTAAACTATATGGCTGGTATGCCTGATGGTTTGGTGTTAGAGGCTGGTTTGGTAGATAGGTGGGTTTTAGCAACTTTTGAAGATAAGGAAGTTACTGCTGCTGGGAAGTTGTACCAAGAGCGAAAACAGCTAAGTCGGGGGTTGCATTTTTTATTGGTGCAACCAGATGATTCGGGGATGACTTATAGTGGTTTGTGGTTATTGCAAAATGAAGATTAA
- a CDS encoding serine/threonine protein phosphatase: MSEISQRRVVIGDVHGHYEGLMLLLEAIAPVSEDQVYFLGDLIDRGPKSAEVVEFVKENDYPCLLGNHEMMLLNIMTSKNVAPAHMQTWLYSGGQATIASYQSATIPKKHLDWFESLPTYLDLGDFWLAHAGVDPKRTLQEQTSDQLCWIRDEFHQIEQPYFADKLIIVGHTITFTLPGVPPGNLAQGQGWLDIDTGAYHPRSGWLTGLDITNKLVHQANVFSKAVRTLAWNEVITIVQPQEFVGSRRHRK; this comes from the coding sequence ATGAGCGAAATAAGTCAGCGTAGGGTTGTCATTGGTGATGTGCATGGTCACTATGAAGGTTTGATGTTGCTATTGGAGGCAATAGCCCCGGTATCAGAAGATCAAGTCTATTTTTTGGGAGATTTAATTGATCGTGGTCCCAAAAGTGCCGAAGTAGTTGAGTTTGTTAAAGAAAATGATTACCCTTGTTTGCTAGGTAATCATGAAATGATGTTATTAAATATTATGACTAGCAAGAATGTTGCGCCAGCACATATGCAGACGTGGTTATATAGTGGAGGACAAGCTACTATTGCTAGTTACCAATCTGCCACAATTCCTAAAAAACATTTAGATTGGTTTGAAAGTTTACCTACATATTTAGATTTGGGAGATTTTTGGTTAGCTCATGCAGGTGTTGATCCGAAAAGAACTTTGCAAGAGCAAACATCGGATCAATTATGCTGGATTAGGGATGAGTTTCATCAGATAGAGCAACCATATTTTGCAGATAAGTTGATTATAGTTGGTCACACTATAACTTTTACTTTACCTGGTGTTCCTCCTGGTAATTTGGCACAGGGGCAGGGATGGTTAGATATTGATACTGGTGCTTATCATCCCCGTAGCGGGTGGTTAACGGGTTTGGATATTACAAATAAGTTAGTTCATCAGGCTAATGTGTTCAGTAAGGCAGTGCGGACTCTAGCTTGGAACGAGGTAATTACAATTGTGCAGCCACAGGAATTCGTAGGTAGCCGCCGTCATAGAAAATAA
- a CDS encoding M48 family metalloprotease, with protein sequence MINYKRFWPNYRSWQRQCLYPLISVSVALSICLSTSLPSKAIDLLPLLFQGVQVFNLSRMSDSQEVNLGQQMNQELQQEVNISSNSQLNRYIEQIGSRLAANSDRPNLTYTFQVVEDPAVNAFATTGGFVYVNTGLIKVADNEAELASVLGHEMGHIEGKHLLKQMREKAAINGIASATGLSKSKAVGLGVQLALNLPHSRKDEYDADRRGLRTLTRTGYAPSAMVSFMKKLQRSSSLPTFLSTHPGASDRVLALQKQINNQPSYKNNGLDNTIYQSKMRAFLQ encoded by the coding sequence ATGATTAACTACAAAAGATTTTGGCCAAATTACCGCTCATGGCAGCGTCAGTGTTTATATCCGTTAATTTCTGTAAGCGTTGCTTTGAGTATATGTCTGAGTACATCCTTACCAAGTAAAGCTATAGATTTATTACCGCTTTTATTTCAAGGCGTGCAGGTATTTAACCTATCTAGGATGTCTGATAGTCAGGAAGTTAATCTTGGCCAGCAAATGAATCAGGAATTACAGCAAGAAGTCAATATTTCTAGTAACTCACAGTTAAATAGGTATATTGAGCAAATAGGTAGCCGTTTAGCAGCTAATAGCGATCGCCCAAATCTCACTTATACTTTCCAAGTAGTGGAAGATCCGGCTGTGAATGCTTTCGCTACTACGGGAGGGTTTGTTTATGTCAATACAGGATTAATCAAAGTCGCAGACAATGAAGCTGAACTAGCTAGTGTATTGGGTCATGAAATGGGTCACATTGAAGGCAAACATTTACTCAAACAAATGCGAGAAAAAGCGGCAATAAATGGTATAGCTAGTGCAACAGGGTTAAGTAAAAGTAAAGCTGTAGGTCTTGGGGTACAACTAGCACTAAATCTTCCTCATAGTCGTAAGGATGAATATGATGCTGATAGAAGAGGATTAAGAACCCTTACTCGAACAGGTTATGCTCCATCAGCAATGGTTTCTTTTATGAAAAAATTACAGAGAAGCAGTTCCTTACCCACATTTTTAAGTACACATCCTGGCGCAAGCGATCGCGTTTTAGCACTCCAAAAACAGATTAACAATCAACCAAGTTATAAAAATAATGGTTTAGATAATACAATCTATCAATCTAAAATGAGAGCATTTTTGCAGTAA
- a CDS encoding DUF4330 domain-containing protein produces the protein MAILDSKGRLFGKINLLDLGAALVILLVIVGIFIFPGTSGSVAQVGAKTVPIEVDLLVRGLNVRDPQQLLKEGFTKGGKTNVIIRNQPYGQIGIKSVQQLDRMLTIGQPDGSVKELPDPRKNNFSTDFILTLEGKATVTKDGPVLGNSKVKIGMPFELEGFNYNFNASVIDIRLQDK, from the coding sequence ATGGCTATTTTAGATTCCAAAGGTCGCTTGTTCGGTAAAATCAACCTACTAGATTTAGGGGCTGCACTAGTAATTTTGCTAGTGATAGTAGGTATCTTTATTTTCCCCGGTACTTCCGGTTCTGTGGCTCAAGTAGGTGCAAAAACAGTACCAATAGAGGTGGATTTGCTGGTGCGTGGCCTCAATGTTCGTGATCCTCAACAGTTATTAAAAGAAGGATTCACAAAAGGTGGTAAAACCAATGTGATTATCCGCAATCAACCCTATGGTCAAATTGGGATTAAATCTGTTCAACAGTTAGATAGAATGCTGACTATTGGTCAACCAGATGGTTCTGTGAAAGAATTGCCAGATCCGAGAAAGAATAACTTTAGTACAGATTTTATCTTGACCTTAGAAGGTAAAGCTACAGTTACTAAAGATGGACCAGTTCTTGGTAATAGCAAGGTAAAAATTGGGATGCCTTTTGAATTAGAAGGTTTTAACTATAACTTCAATGCGTCTGTAATTGATATCCGGTTACAGGATAAATAA